The DNA window CGGGCCACGACAGCCCTGCTCCTCAACGAGACGGACCGTCCGGAGCGGATGGCCGAATTTCTTCCGGTTCAGCCGTCCAACCAGGTGGGGCGCGACCTATACTTTCTGCGCAACTCGCAGGTATTCGCGCGGGAGGTGGCCCGAGTGCTTCGCACCCGCGCCGATTCGCTCCAGCCCAACGAGGGGGCAAGTCTGTTTTGGACGGCGGCGGGCACGCCGCGCTCACAGGCCGCCCTTGCGGCCCGCCTGCACGGGGCTGTGAGCGTACGTCGGGACGCGCAGGACGTGCCGGCCCTTCGGATCAGCGTGACGAGCTCACACCCGAAAGAGGCCGCTCTCGTGGCCAACACCTATGCCAAGGTGTATCGCGACCATCTGCGCCGCACCAACAGCGCCCGGATGCGGAGCACCCGGCAGTTTCTCGAGCAGCAGAAGGAGACGCTCCACGACCAGCTGCAGGCGCTCGAAGACTCGATTGCTGCGCGAGTGCGGGCCAGCGGCCAGCTCGGCCTTCTCAGTCCGGCCGACAGCGGGCTCGGGATTGTAGGAGAGGCCAATCAGCTTGCCCAGAAGATCTCGGATCTGCGGGTGCAGAAGGGGCAGGTGCGACTCGATCTCAAGATGGAGCGAGCGCTTCTCGACTCGGCCGAGGCGCGTCTCCGTCGCATACGGCCCAACCTTGCCGACCGGGCGGCCTCGATGACATCGGAGCGGCTCCGGCAGACGCACGAACAGATTGCGGATCTTGAGTCCGACCTGCAGGCCGTCAAGGCGCGAAACGAGATCCTCTCCGCCGAGATGCAGGCCCAGGTGGACAACATGCAGGCCCGCCTAGAATCGCTCCGGGAGAAGGCCAACCGACTGGCCAAGGAGTACGTGAACCAGGCGCTTTCCACTGACGCCATCAACCCGATGGGGGGGAGCGAAGGCGGGAGCCTGTCGTCCGTGGTGGACCTGCGGCAGCAAATCACGAAGCACCGCATCGCCATCACGCGCCTCTCGGCCCGGCAGGAGGTGCTCAACGAGCGGTTGGACGAGCACCGGGCGGCCCTCCAGCAGTCGCCCGACCGTACGTTGGCCCGGCTGCGCCGTCGCAAGGGCACGACGAAAGAGCTCTTCGTCTCGCTGTCGAAAAGTCTCCAGCGGGCCCAGGTGGCGGAAGAGTCGACACCCGAACAGGCGAGTATCATCCAGCGTGCTGGCCCCCCGTCTACGCCCATCGCCCCCGAGGTCTGGAGCAAGGTCCTGCTGGCCACTCTGCTGGGCGGCGTGGGCGGCTGCGGCCTCGTGCTGATGTACGATCGGCTTGACGATGTCGTGGAGGAGCCCGAGGATCTTGAGCGCAGTCCGAACGAGCTCTTTGGAGCCATTCCGGAGTGGGAGCCGGACATGATTCCGGATTCAGACAATGACCGGTCCGACTGGCCGGGCATTGCCTCGCCCTTTTCGCCAGCGGCTGAGGCGTATCGGCACGTCGCGACGAACGTCCGGCTCGGCCTTCCGCACGCGGTGACCACGCTTCTCGTCACGAGCCCCGGCGCCCGGGAGGGCAAGACAACGACCACCGCCAATCTGGGAGTGGCCCTCAGCGAGTCCGGGCGCGACGTGCTCCTCGTGGATGCGGACCTGCAGGGCCCGACTCTGCACAAGATGTTCGACATCGAGCGCACACCGGGGCTCACCGACCGGCTCGCCGACATTGACGACGGAATACGGCTCTTGCACGCGCCCGACGAGGCACAGGAGACTCCTGGGGGGGCAGATGGGGAGGCGCACGCGTTCCTGCAGCGCACCCAGCAACAGCAGATGGGACGGCTGGGCGTCCTGCCCGCCGGGACGGAGGTCCCGCAGCCCGCGCTTCTGTTGCAGGAATCCCACGTGGAGCCCCAACTTCAGACGCTTACCGAGCAGTGGGACGTGGTGCTCTTCGACACGCCGCCGGCGCTGCTCTACGATGACACCTTTCGCCTTGCGGCCCTGACCGACCTGGTGCTCCTCCTCGCCGCGGCGGGCGACACGCATCAGAGTGCCTTTCGGGACGTGCGCACGCGGCTGGAGACCGTGTGCCCGCACAGTGTGACGGCTCTTCTCAATCGTCACCGTCCGTCGCCCAGTACGACCTACGGATACACGTCCTATTCGTACCCGTCGACCCGAGCGGAAGAGGACCGAGCCGCGCGGTGGCGTCGCCGCGTCTCGCAGGGCCTGCGGCGCGTGGTGAAGGGATGAGCAGCTCCGTACGGTGTGCTCACCGGCAATAGGAGAGAGGCGCGGGGGCGAGGGGCGCATTCCTTCTCCGATCGCTTTATTCGGGAAGGGCAAGGCTTATTGTAGCGCCGCTGGACTGTGCCTTTGCGAGATTAACCGCAGGAGCGACACACCCCGGCACTGGATTTACCGTCTTCTGCAAAGGTCAATATTCTCTGTGTAGCGTCGTTGGAGTCCAACGACGCTATAATGGCTGTTCTGTGCGAGTTCGTATGCTCGCGTTCCTGACATCTGCATTCCAAGAGTGTTGGGGCACTACAGGAAGAGAGGATCGTCCGGTCGCCTTCGTGCCGTTCGAAGGAGACCGACTCACCCAGTTCTGAGCACACTCGTCACTCCGAGCGGAGCGCAGTGGAGCCGAGGAGTCTCATTGCGGGGAGGGGCCACTGATCTCGTGCACCTCTTCTCACGTCGAAAAAGTCCGACTTCCGTTCTGGGCGGACCCTGCCGGAAGCGTTATGGATTGGGGGGGGCAGAGTGTCTACACATCCTAATGCCCGTCGAAGCGTCCCCGGAGCCGGAGCCATGCCCAATCCGCCGTACTACGTCTACATCCTCAGCAACCGGCACCGGACGGTCCTGTACATCGGAATGACCAATGACCTCCGACGTCGTCTCCGAGAACACCGCGACGGGCGGGACGGAGCATTTACGACCCGGTACAATGTGTTTGACCTCGTGTATTACGAGCGGTACCCGACCTCCACCGCGGCCATCGAGCGGGAGAAGCAACTCAAGGGGTGGAGACGGGAGAAGAAGGACGCGCTCATTCGAAGGGAGAATCCCGACCTGGAGACGCTTTCGCCCCCGGTGGAGTGACGGCAGTGCTCCATTTCGAACGTCTCCGCTTCCGGTAATAAGATTCCTCCACTCCGGGCCGACAGTTGTCGGCCCTCCAGTCGGAATGACGATGGTGCGCATGACTGGCGCCTTCGCCCCATTCGTCCCTCTGGAAGATGTCAACCCGGCCAGTTCTGAGCACACACGTCACTCCGAGCGGAGCAACGCGGAGTCGAGGAGTCTTCTGAATATGAATCGGCGTCGCTCTTTGCGACGGCCGACCGTCACAGTTCGCGCACCACCGTTGCCGGGTTGCCCGCCACCACCGTCCGCGGCGGCACATCCTGCGTGACGACACTCCCGGCCCCGACGACGGCCCCCTCGCCAATCGTGACGCCCTTCAGAATGAGGCTCTCCATGCCCACGAACACGTCGTCCTCAATGACGATGGGCGCGGCGGCGCCGGCGTTGATATCCTCAGCGCGCGCCTCCGGGGTCAGGGGATGAAAGTCGAAGTCGACGATGGACGCATTGCCGCCCACCAGCACCCGATTGCCGATCTGTATCTCCTCAGCGGCGACGAGGGTCGTGCCCGTAAAGCCACAGTTCGTGCCAATGTCGATCGCGGCATCAGCCCGGCGGGTGGACAGCACGACGGGCGCGGTGGGGGCGAGGGGATTGGAACGGGGCCAGGAGCGGAGGGTGAGCCCGTTGCCCATTTCGATCTGGCTGCCGCGGTGCTTCTGGATGATGGGTCGCCCAAAGATCTTCCAGTCCTGACCCCAGGAAATGCCGTGCCACGCGAACTGGGCGCGGACGAGGGGCCAGGCAAGGCGGCGGCGCAGCTCCAGGGTCGCCGTCCAGGGCATGTTGCGGACTTTGGTCCAGGCGTTGCTCATGGAAGGCCGTCATTCATCACGAGGGGCATCGGCTGAATCGCGCAGCCGGGTATCCAGACGAGTAAGGGTCAGTAGGAGCTCGGCGTACGTGCGCTGGAGCGTGTAGTACCAGCCGGGCCAGCCGTCGAGGATTAGCCCTTGCCCGAAGAGACAGTAGAGGGGGACGAGGAGGGGGCCGAGCACGTCGGTTCGTCGCAGCCGGTCCGGAAGGTCGAGGTCGCCGCTGTCCCGCAGCTTCTCCGCTTCTAAGCGGGCGTACTGGCGCTGATTGTCAAACCAGCGATCCAGGGGCTTTCGGTCGTCGTGTTTCAATTCGGTGTCGAGGGCTTCTACGGCTCCATCCACAGACAGCCGTTGCGTGTGGCCGTCCTGCACGTACCGCGCCACCTTCTTGCGAAAAAGCACGACGCGTGGGGGGTACAGGTTGGCACGGATGGGACTTCCGAAAACGCAGTACGTGAACGTCGCCCGGTAGCCTGCAACGTCGGAGGATGGATTCAACGCCGTCATCTCCTCTACAAATGCAGTCGGAACCTGATAGTCGGCGTCGAGCGACAAGACCCAGTCGCTCTCGATCTGATCAAGCCCATAGTTCCACTGACTCGTGTGGTTGTCGAACTCACGCTGCACGAGGTCAACATTGTTGAAGGAGTCCGCTAGCTCGACGGTCGCGTCGTCGCTGTAGCTGTCGACGATTACCACGCGCTCGGCCCAGGTGAGCCGGTCGAGCGTGCGGCCGATATTGGCCTCCTCGTTGTAGGTAAGGAGGAGGGGGGTGATTTCCTCTACATTCATCCGGATGAATCATCAATGAACGATACGCTCGCGGGATTCTCTTCGAGAAGCCACTGGTAGGCGGTCTGCATCCGCTCCCCGACGGCTTGCCACGTGTACGTGGATTCCACGAGTTGTCGTCCCCGCCGTCCCATCGTCTTTCGCTCATCGTCCGTTCGGTGCAGTGCCGCATGTAAGGCTTCGCGGATCGCGTCCGGTTCCGGTTCGACCCACCATCCACAGTCGTGCTTCTCCAGCTCCTGCCAGGGGGTGCCCGTCGTCGTGAGGACGGGCACCTCCGCGGCCAGGGCCTCGGCCACGACAATGCCGAAATTCTCACTGTAGGTGGGCAGGACGAACAGGTCTGCAGCAGCGTATTTGTGCCACTTGTCGGCGTCGGGGACCGGTCCCGAAAACACGACCGTTCCGTCCAGCCCCAAATCGGCGGCCTGTGCTTCCAGCTCCACCCGATGGTCATCTTCACTGGGGCCAACCAGCTCCAGCGTCCACCTCTCAGGCCGCAGGGCCGCCCACGCGTCCAGCAGCATCGGCAGGCCCTTCTTCGGATGAATGCGCGACAGGAAGAGGGCTCGCTTTCCGTCCGTCGATGTCCCGTCCTCGGGCAGCGTGCTGGGCAACTCAACGCCGTTGGGAACCACAGCGACGGGTTGGGACATACCGAGGGCGCGCAGATTCTCAACCTCCGCCGGCGCCGTGGCGTGGAAGAGCGAGGCCTGGCGAAAGATGTGCTTCTGGTACAGGTGCCACGCGGCCCGTTTCTTCCCGGCCTGATGCGACAGCGACCAGTTCGTGACCATGCCCCGTGGTGTAGCGACGAGAGGCACACCGGCCCACCGCGCCACCCAGGCCGATATAGCATTGCTGGGCAGCCACGCCCCGTGGTCGTGAATCACATCGGGTTCCACTTCTTCGACGATATCCCACAGGCGGTGGTAGAAGCCGAGTGGACTCCGGAGCGTGCGCTGGAAACGGGTTCGCTCCTCGATGCAGTGAACGTGTACGTCGCCACCGGGAAGAATCGGTTCCTGGTCCGCCGTCGGATCTGCAGGGATGGATGTCACCAAGTGTACCTCAACGCCCTCCGCGTCCAGGGCCTCGCAGAGCGCCGGTACGCTGCGGGACGTCCCGCCGTGATCGGCGCGGGTACTTCCGACGATGTGAACGACGGTCAGCGACATTTACCAGACTCGATGGGACGTGTTATCGAGAAATGGCGAGATCATAGCCAAGTGACTTAAGCTGCTTTCCAGCGATCCGCTCAAACTCTTGGATTTCAGTTTGATTGAGTTCGTCTTTCCATTGACCAACGCTCGATGCATCGATGGACCGGTTGAGTCGATCAAATTTGTCGTGATGAGCACGCGGATCTTCAGCTCGACGGGTCATCGACAATTGTTCTTCCTCGAATGGAAGTCCGACCGCCTGCATGAGCAACACCAATTCCTTCTCTGGAGCCGACACCAAGTCCTCGTAGGCTATGTCGACAACCTGTTCCGTATTTACGCTGAGGCGCGCTCGAATGCATTTTGCCCAGTACCGAGCAAACTCGTCTACACTTTCGCCATGCGGGATGGAGGCCGAGCGGGCCGATCGGTAGCAGTCTCGCCCATCCCGGTGGATGTGGATGACGGTTGATCTTGGAAAGTGCTCTACCAAAAACGCCGTCTGTAGAATGTGTTGTGGCGTTTTTTCTACGAGAATTTGCCCCCCCCTCTCACTCCTGAATGCATGAGCGGCTGCGTCAAAGAACGCGACGAGGTCTGCATTTTCCTCGAAGAGTTTCTCCACACGGGACGGTTCCAGTCCAAAAATGCCTCGCTGTGAGATAAACACATTCTGCCACGTGAAAGCCGCCGTTTCTGCCTCCCACGTACAACACGCAGAATGATTTCCAAGCAGTACTTGCAGGAGCGTGGTCCCGCTCCGAGGTGCTCCGACCACAAAAATGTGCTTCTCGGTTGACGTGGAGGGCTGCCACCTCCAAAGTATATTCTTCACAAGATGATACGGATTTCGAAGATAAGCTTTTAGAGGATGGCGAACATTTTTGATCAGGTGTCTCCAGTTCATGGATGAGACTCTTTTCAGATAGTACTACTAGCCCAATGGTAAGGGGGAGGCTAGAAGCTGAGCGTACGTGTTCAGAAAGCGTTGGCCGGTGGCCTCCAGGGAGAAGAGTTCCTCTGTTCGCTCGCGTCCCCGCTTCCCGATCGTATCGGCGCGAGCTGGAGCACTGAGGATGTCTTGCATTGCGGCCGCAAGGCCTTCAGCGTCGCCGACCGGGACGAGTAGTCCCGTCTTTCCGTCAAGCACCGTCGTGGACGGGCCACCGCACGCCGTGCTCACCACCGGACGACCACTTGCCATTGCCTCTAAGATGGTGAGCCCAAGGCCCTCCTCGTCGGACGAGACCACGTAAAGTGCCGCGTTGCGGTATAGGTCCGCAAGCTCATCCTTCGACACGTCTGCTCGAAACGTGATTGCGGATCGAATGCCAAGTTCCTTAGCAAGATTCCAGGCGCCGGGGGACGGGGTCGAGCGACCGGCGAGTACGAGCGGAGGTGGCTCATCAATGCACTGGCTCAACTGTGCATATGCCTCGAACAAGAGCTGAACGTTCTTCCGCGGATCCGCGAACCGGCCCACAGACAGAATATATTCGCCATCGGAAGGTGGTGGGCCTGGTGTGAACTGTTCTGTATCCACGCCCGGAGGGGCGAAAATCACGTCGTCGGCTGGCACGTGGTCGGCGACGTGGTCATACATCCACTGGTTTTCAACGAAAATCGCGTCGACGTGCTGGAGCGCAGTGTGATCGAGTCGATCAGTGACTCGTGTCATCCACCGACGCCACAAGGCTGCAGGATGCAGTTGTCCATCGAGGGCTGACGTGCGCTCCTCCCGCGCCAGCGTGGCTACCTGGAGGGTCACTGGGGGAGCCACGTGCCGAGACACGTGGGCCCAAGCCGGCGTCCCGGCCACGACCTGCACCAGGTCGTACTGGTTCAGGCGCTCCGTGAGTATCGACCGGGGTTGGTAGCGGAAGTACTCAATCTCTGACGCCCACGCTCCAACGTGGTCATAGGATACGCCGTTCACGGACTCCGATCGTACCTGGACACCGTCGGCCCACGTCGACGGCGCTCGCAGATGAACACTGGCCCGGTCACTTGAGCCGAGCGCCACGGAGATGACATCTGCGTCGTACCGGTTAGATTCCGAGATCAAGTCGCGGAGGAAGTGGGCGACTGTTGCAACCCCGCCCGAGGTGGAGAGATCGGGGACGACGATGGCGATTGTTTTTGGCTTCGCCGTGGAATTCATACGAACCCGTTTCTTGGTTTTGTCTGGGCCGAAATCGGAACCGGGCGAGTTAACATCTCGGCAGTGGAGGGCCTCCGTAATAGTCAGAGATCATCAGGGTCCCGATGAATCACAGAGTCGGTGGTAGCAGCCACTCATGAACTCAGTAAGCGTGTCGGCGACTGCAGCGTTCCCGCGTTCATTTAAGTGAACGTGGTCTCGGTAAAATTTTTTCACTCCAGATCTCCGGGCCCATCCCTGAGCGAGATTGAGTACAGGCACGTGCATTGAATCTGCAACCTGAAGAAATTGATGTCTCCGGGTTGATGGTTCAGGTCCTTCTATCTTTCCGACAACCTCGCCCCTGTTCGGGGTATGCACGATTACGACTGGTGTCTCGGCCGC is part of the Salinibacter sp. 10B genome and encodes:
- a CDS encoding glycosyltransferase family 2 protein: MNVEEITPLLLTYNEEANIGRTLDRLTWAERVVIVDSYSDDATVELADSFNNVDLVQREFDNHTSQWNYGLDQIESDWVLSLDADYQVPTAFVEEMTALNPSSDVAGYRATFTYCVFGSPIRANLYPPRVVLFRKKVARYVQDGHTQRLSVDGAVEALDTELKHDDRKPLDRWFDNQRQYARLEAEKLRDSGDLDLPDRLRRTDVLGPLLVPLYCLFGQGLILDGWPGWYYTLQRTYAELLLTLTRLDTRLRDSADAPRDE
- a CDS encoding polysaccharide biosynthesis tyrosine autokinase — encoded protein: MSSSNGSPERISEMGSLYPEASAPTGGASPQEHLHTLWRGKWLIFGLVVLLGGAAYLYYQSQPRQYRATTALLLNETDRPERMAEFLPVQPSNQVGRDLYFLRNSQVFAREVARVLRTRADSLQPNEGASLFWTAAGTPRSQAALAARLHGAVSVRRDAQDVPALRISVTSSHPKEAALVANTYAKVYRDHLRRTNSARMRSTRQFLEQQKETLHDQLQALEDSIAARVRASGQLGLLSPADSGLGIVGEANQLAQKISDLRVQKGQVRLDLKMERALLDSAEARLRRIRPNLADRAASMTSERLRQTHEQIADLESDLQAVKARNEILSAEMQAQVDNMQARLESLREKANRLAKEYVNQALSTDAINPMGGSEGGSLSSVVDLRQQITKHRIAITRLSARQEVLNERLDEHRAALQQSPDRTLARLRRRKGTTKELFVSLSKSLQRAQVAEESTPEQASIIQRAGPPSTPIAPEVWSKVLLATLLGGVGGCGLVLMYDRLDDVVEEPEDLERSPNELFGAIPEWEPDMIPDSDNDRSDWPGIASPFSPAAEAYRHVATNVRLGLPHAVTTLLVTSPGAREGKTTTTANLGVALSESGRDVLLVDADLQGPTLHKMFDIERTPGLTDRLADIDDGIRLLHAPDEAQETPGGADGEAHAFLQRTQQQQMGRLGVLPAGTEVPQPALLLQESHVEPQLQTLTEQWDVVLFDTPPALLYDDTFRLAALTDLVLLLAAAGDTHQSAFRDVRTRLETVCPHSVTALLNRHRPSPSTTYGYTSYSYPSTRAEEDRAARWRRRVSQGLRRVVKG
- a CDS encoding sulfotransferase; the protein is MNWRHLIKNVRHPLKAYLRNPYHLVKNILWRWQPSTSTEKHIFVVGAPRSGTTLLQVLLGNHSACCTWEAETAAFTWQNVFISQRGIFGLEPSRVEKLFEENADLVAFFDAAAHAFRSERGGQILVEKTPQHILQTAFLVEHFPRSTVIHIHRDGRDCYRSARSASIPHGESVDEFARYWAKCIRARLSVNTEQVVDIAYEDLVSAPEKELVLLMQAVGLPFEEEQLSMTRRAEDPRAHHDKFDRLNRSIDASSVGQWKDELNQTEIQEFERIAGKQLKSLGYDLAISR
- a CDS encoding acyltransferase, with the translated sequence MSNAWTKVRNMPWTATLELRRRLAWPLVRAQFAWHGISWGQDWKIFGRPIIQKHRGSQIEMGNGLTLRSWPRSNPLAPTAPVVLSTRRADAAIDIGTNCGFTGTTLVAAEEIQIGNRVLVGGNASIVDFDFHPLTPEARAEDINAGAAAPIVIEDDVFVGMESLILKGVTIGEGAVVGAGSVVTQDVPPRTVVAGNPATVVREL
- a CDS encoding GIY-YIG nuclease family protein, yielding MPNPPYYVYILSNRHRTVLYIGMTNDLRRRLREHRDGRDGAFTTRYNVFDLVYYERYPTSTAAIEREKQLKGWRREKKDALIRRENPDLETLSPPVE
- a CDS encoding glycosyltransferase; its protein translation is MSLTVVHIVGSTRADHGGTSRSVPALCEALDAEGVEVHLVTSIPADPTADQEPILPGGDVHVHCIEERTRFQRTLRSPLGFYHRLWDIVEEVEPDVIHDHGAWLPSNAISAWVARWAGVPLVATPRGMVTNWSLSHQAGKKRAAWHLYQKHIFRQASLFHATAPAEVENLRALGMSQPVAVVPNGVELPSTLPEDGTSTDGKRALFLSRIHPKKGLPMLLDAWAALRPERWTLELVGPSEDDHRVELEAQAADLGLDGTVVFSGPVPDADKWHKYAAADLFVLPTYSENFGIVVAEALAAEVPVLTTTGTPWQELEKHDCGWWVEPEPDAIREALHAALHRTDDERKTMGRRGRQLVESTYTWQAVGERMQTAYQWLLEENPASVSFIDDSSG
- a CDS encoding glycosyltransferase family 4 protein; this encodes MNSTAKPKTIAIVVPDLSTSGGVATVAHFLRDLISESNRYDADVISVALGSSDRASVHLRAPSTWADGVQVRSESVNGVSYDHVGAWASEIEYFRYQPRSILTERLNQYDLVQVVAGTPAWAHVSRHVAPPVTLQVATLAREERTSALDGQLHPAALWRRWMTRVTDRLDHTALQHVDAIFVENQWMYDHVADHVPADDVIFAPPGVDTEQFTPGPPPSDGEYILSVGRFADPRKNVQLLFEAYAQLSQCIDEPPPLVLAGRSTPSPGAWNLAKELGIRSAITFRADVSKDELADLYRNAALYVVSSDEEGLGLTILEAMASGRPVVSTACGGPSTTVLDGKTGLLVPVGDAEGLAAAMQDILSAPARADTIGKRGRERTEELFSLEATGQRFLNTYAQLLASPLPLG